The following is a genomic window from Synechococcus sp. JA-2-3B'a(2-13).
GGGTGGTAGGGTAAGGAGGTGGTTGCTCAAGCAGCTGTAAATAAAGCCTGCAAAACTTTCGATTGCTGCCTTACTTTTGCTTGGCATTTTGTCCCCCGCTAGCCCGATGCTGTCGACGGGTGGGAGCCGGAGGGCTGCTTTTGCCCAATCTTTTGCTCTGGGTATCCCCATTAAGGAAGCTATTCGGATCGCTCGATCTGCTGTTCCCAATGCTGTGATCAAAGAAGTTGAGTTGGAGCGCGAAGATAGACGCCTAGTTTGGGAAGTGAAATTTACCAACGATATTGAAGTTAAGATCGACGCCACTACCGGCAATATTGTCGATATCGACGACTAGCACCCAGGAGATGCCCTCTGCATAGGCGGGGGTGAGCGTTGCCGGAAAAGGTTGTAGCTGTTACTGCTTGATGAAAAAGTAGCGACCTTGAGAACTGCGAAAGCTGGGTTGTGCAAAGGTCAGGGATCCCTTTCCTTTTGGGCATGGGGAAAGCGTCTACACGGTAGCTGCCTGATGGCTGAAGCCGGTTCGACAGCTGGCTAGGGACAGGTGGCGGGGTCAGGCTGAGCTAGAATGCTGTCTATCCGTCTTGCTGCTCCCCCTGATGGACGACCCCCCTTTAGCCTCGGCGGCTACTTTCCCCAACACTGAGCTTTCGTGGGGAGATGCGTCGCTTAGTCTCCTTTGGGTCATCGGTCTTCTGGTCATCAACGCTTTCTTTGTCGCAGTCGAGTTTTCCTTGGTATCGGCGCGGCGCTCCCGGATAGTGCAGTTGGCCAGCGAAGGGAACCGGCAGGCAGCTCTTGTGCAAAAAGCCCAGGAACAACTGGAATATGCCCTCTCCACCACCCAGTTGGGCATTACTCTGGCCAGTGTATTGCTGGGCTGGATTGGAGCCACCCAAGTTTCGCCCACGCTGTTTTTGGCCTTGAGCCGCTTGGACTGGTTTCAGGGTGTGGATCCGGCCCTTATTCGAGGGGTGGCAGTGGTGTTGGTGTTTTCGCTGCTTACCTACTTGCAGATTGTGGTGGGGGAGCTGATCCCCAAGACTCTGGCCATCCTCTATTCGGAGCCGATTGCGCTCAAACTGGCCTGGCTCAACCGCTTGGTAAGCCGCTTCTTGCATCCTTTTGTCGAGCTGCTCCGCTTCTCCTCCCGCTGTGTGCTGCGCATCTTGGGCGTCCGCATCCCCGAGGCCACTTCCTTTTACAGCACCATGACGGTGGAGGAGCTGCAACTGTTGATCGCTTCCTCGGTGGAGTCGGGCAACATCGAGGCGGAAGAGCGAGAGCTGTTGAGCAACATCTTCGAGTTTGGCGAGACGGTGGCCAGCGAGGTGATGATCCCGCGTACCAGCATCGACGCGGTGCCGGAAACTGCAACGGTGCAAGAGGTGCTGGCCGAGGTGGCCGAATCAGGACACTCCCGTTACCCGGTCTACGGCGAGTCTTTGGATGACATCCGCGGGCTGATCCACGTTAAGGAGTTGATCGGCCAGTTGGCCAAGGGATCCATCGACCTCCACAGCCCCATCACGCCTTTTATCCGCGAGGCCCACTTTGAGCCGGAGAACAAGCCGATTGCCGAACTGTTGCCCGAAATGAGGCAGCACCACTGGCCGATGGTGGTGGTGGTGGATGAGTTTGGCGGCACGGCGGGCCTGATCACCATTCAAGACTTGGTGGAGGAGATTGTCGGCAAGCTCTCCGATGGCCCGGATCCCAACACCAAGGAGCCGGACATTCAAGAACTCGACGAAAATACCCTGCTCATTCAGGCTCAGCTAGATATTGAAGAGATCAACGAGCGCTGTGGCCTCAACCTGCCTCTGCACGAGGATTACCAAACGCTAGGGGGCTTTTTGATCTACCACATGCAGAAGATCCCACGTGCTGGGGAAAAGTTCACCTACCAAGAGATGGAGTTTCAGGTGGTGCGCATGGAGGGGCCACGGGTGGATCGGGTGAAGGTAGCCCGCCGCCCCGGCACTCCGGCAAACTCCCTACCGCTGCTCCCCCCGGCGCAAACGGCAAAAACCCGTCCATAAACCTGCTGGAGAGGACTAGGCCGTTGCTTTGACCACCTTCAGGGTTTGTAGGCGCACATCCTCTGGGCCGTTGATAAAGCCGCCTGCCTCATGCACCAACAGCAGATAGTTCACCGCCTCTTGAGTCACCTCTTCTCCCGGCACCAAAATCGGGATCCCAGGTGGATAGGGGGAGATGATCTCGGCGCAGATATGGCCCACTGCTTCTTGGAAAGGCACCCGCTGAATGGGAGCAAAAAAAGCCTCCCGGGGTGATAGCCGTTGTGGTGGCAAGCAAGGACGGGGCAGTTGTGCCAGCCGCTGCATTTTTTCCATTGCCGCTCTGGATGGGCGGGATCCCTGAAAATGTTGCGACAGGGCGGCGAAACTTTCCACCAGGCGGTCAATGTCTCGCTGGGTATTGCCGATGCTGACAATGAAGACCACATTGTGCAGGGTGGACATCTCCGGCTGCACGTGGAAGTGATCGTTAACCCAGTCGTGAGCATCGAAGCCGAACAACCCCAGCTCTGTCACCGTTACCGTGAGACGGGTGCGGTCGAAATCGAAAAAACCAGGGGTGGAGCCGATACGCTCTGGGCCAAAACAGCGCAAGCCGGGGATGCGGTTGAGACGGGCGCGGGCTTGATCTGCCAAAGCCAAGGCTTGGCCCAGCAGGGCTTCTCCCTCCAGTGCCATCTGCCGCCGCGCCACATCCAGCGACATCATCAGCACATAGCTGGGACTGGTCGATTGCAGCAGTTGCAGAACGTTGCGCACCCGGTTGGGGTCGATACGGGATCCCTGCAGGTGGAGCAGCGAGGCTTGCGTCATGCCGGAGATCACCTTGTGGGTGGACTGCACCACCAGATCGGCTCCGGCTTCCAGGGCCGAGATGGGCAATTCCGAATGAAACCCAAAATGGGGCCCGTGGGCCTCGTCCACCAATAGCGGCAGGCCGTGGGCATGGGCGATGGCTGCCAGAGATTCCAGGTCGCAGCAAACCCCGTAGTAGGTGGGGCTGACTACCAAAACGCCTTTGGCATCGGGATGCTCCGCCAAGGCCCCCTCCAAACCGGCTGGGGTAATCCCGTGGGCAATGCCCAGCTCCGGGTCAAAATCCGGCTCGATATAGGCCGGCACCGCCCCAGAGAGGATCACCCCGGCAATGGCGGATTTGTGGCAGTTGCGCGGCAAGAGGATCTTGTCTCCCGGATCGCACACCGCCATCACCAGTGTTTCCACGCCACAGGTGGAACCGTTGACCAAAAACCAACTGCGATCCGCTCCATAAGCTGCTGCCGCCAGCTCCTGGGCCTCTCGGATCACGCCATCGGGATCGTGGAGGTTGTCCACCTCTGGCAACTCGGTCAGATCCGCCCGGAAGACGTTCTCTCCCAAAAAGGTCCGCAAGTCGGCAGGGATCCCACGTCCCTGTTTGTGGCCTGGCGTGTGAAAAGGAGCCTTATCCAAGCTGCAATAGTGGCGGATGGCCTCAAATAGAGGTGCTCGCTCCTGGGCTTTGCGATCCAGCGAGCGCAAGCAACGAGAGGTTTTGGACAGATTGGACAGAACCACAGACCACTCCTCAACACACCAGGTGGGCATTTTGTGATTATCCATCCCAATGGAGGCTAAGTCCACCGCTGGCGCTTTTCCTGCTAGCCTGGGTTTTCAGGTGGCCTTTCTTCCTCTCCTGTATGTTTGAAAAACTGCCCTTCCCCCTGAGCACTCTCGTGTTGCTGGCCGGCGTTGCCGCCACGGCTTGGGGCTTTGCCCACTACAACGATCCCACCCTCAATCTCATTGGCCTGTTTGCCGGGATCCCCTTGCTGTTGGGAGGGGTGACCATGAAGGTAGTGGAACTCAAGCCGGTACCTGCCCTGGCCGCCCCTTCTCTCGAGGTGATCCAAGCCCGCGCCCAGCAGGCCACGGAAATTCAAAAGCAAGTCCGCGCCGATATCACCAAATATAGCTACGGGGCTAATGCCCACCTGGAAGATGCCCTGGAGTTTCTGGGTCTGCGCGGCCCTCTGGAAGCAGATCTGCCCAAGGTGAGAGGGTACAGAGAAGAGCTGCGAGATGGCCGGTATACCTTGGTGCTTCTGTTCGATTCCCCCAAGGTTCCCTTCCAACAATGGCAGGAAAGCTACCAGAAAAAAATGCAAGGCTTCTTTGGCCGAGATGTGGAGGTGCAACTGGGGCAGCCCCAAGAAAATCAGGTGGAATTGGCGCTTGTTGCCCGAGGTGGATCCCAGGCCACTTGAAGAAGCCATTAGCTGCTGAGTGCAACTCAACGGATCCCGAAGCTAATGCAGCCAGTAACTCAGGACTGTCGAGAGTTAACTCATGAGGGGTGTGGGGAGCTATGGGTCCTGCGCTGTGCCTATAGTATCAGTGTTAGGAGGATGTCACGAAACTTGGCAGTTCGGCATAACCCTATTTTACGGATTGGGAATTTTACGGATTGGGAGGAAGACCAAAAGCAACATTATCATCCATAATGTAGGGCGTTAGCATGAAGACCACCTCATTGCGCTCGTTATTCACACTCTGAGAGCGGAACAAAGCACCCAAAAGAGGCAAGTCGCCTAGGAAAGGCACTTTTTGAACGTCAACGATGTCCCTGTCTTGAATGAGGCCAGCAATAATAAAGGTTTGCCCATCTCTTAACCTGAGCTGAGATGCTTGTAGCTGCCTCCTGTCAATATTGAAAAGTAGAATGCCTGCAAAGTCTCCGCCTCCCAATATTTGACTGGGTACAGGAATAGAAATTTCCGGCTGAATGGTCAGGGTAACAAACCCATTGTCATCTATTCTAACTTCTGAGACGTCAAGGATAACCCCAGCATCCTCTCGCTGCAAACGCTGAGTAACAACTGGAGGCTGGTTTTCGCCCTGGGGTATGGTGATGGTTTCAACGTTAACGGGCACGCTGGTTGCAATGCTAATTCGACTGGATCCGCCATCTGCCACCACAACTTTGGGGTCAGTTAGAATTTTTCCAGTTCCATTTTGTATTGCAGACTGCACTCTTAGAGCCAAAGACTGCTGCAGCCGGTTGAGAGTGTTAAATATTCCCGTGATGGATCCTGATGGGCCTGCAGGGCCGATAGAGCTTACCGAGGATCCCGCAGGTTGATTGAGCGGTCGTCCACCAAAGTTGGCGTCTCCCAAGGTTCCAAGGGCAAAGTTGCCAGATGCCCCTCCCAAGTTAACTGATAAGCTTTCGTTTTTGTCCAAGCGAATATCAACTGCTCTCAGGGAAATCAAAACCTGTCGCCGACGCACATCCAATTGGGCAATCTGAGCAGCCGCGATGTCCTGCTGCCGCGAGTTGCCGATCACCGTAATGGAGTTGGTGCGCTCGTCCACAACGAATTGGGCACCGGGAGCAACGGCGTTCAAAACTTCTTCCAGCCGACTGGCCAAATCGGTGGCGACTGCCTGATTCACGCGGTAATTGCGCACCAGGATCCCAGTCACCCCTGGCAGGTTTTGTCCAACAAATACGGTTTGGCCCCTTCGCTGGGCTTGCAACTGTTTTAGCCGCAAGATAAAGTTGAATGTCTCCTGTAAGGGCGAGTCTTGCACATCCAGAGAGATGGTTAGATCGGGTGGGACGTCGTTGAGCACCACATTCAACCCTGCTCGCCGCACCAACAAGCTCAGCACATCGCCCACAGGAGCATCTTTCAAGGTCAAGCTAATCCTGGCATTGGATCCGAGATCCACTGTAGGTGGATCAGGCAGGATTGTGCCAACGGCAATATCGCCAGCAGGAGGAGCCACAGCTCTCCCCTGAAAAGGAGATTCGGTGGGCAAACTTCCCGGCGGCAATTGAGGTTGGTTGAGCTGGCCCACAGGGGGGACCTGAGAAATCACGGGTGCAGCAGGAACAGCAGGTGCAGGAGGAGCCGCTTGAGTTGTCTGCGGAGGGGCAGGGTTTTGAGCGACCGGTTGGGAGGCAGGGGCAGGAGCTGCGGGCTGAGGAGCAGGAGCCACGGGCTGAGGTCGGTTTAGTGACGCCGGTTGGCCGGGCGCTACTGGGTTGGACGAGGGTTGAGGGGGAACCGCCGCTAGGGGGGCCGGTGGAGCAGAGGGTAGGCCCTCAAAGTCGAAGACCAACTGCGTCGGGCTGCGCCGAGCCAGCAAGCCTTGGGGAGCTGCGGCCACACCGGCTATTTCTATCCGCACGCTGTCGTTGCTCAACTGCCAGGCCTCAATGAAGCGCACCCCTGGCAGGGGAGACTCTTGGCGATAGCGGCCCTGGCTTCCGCTCAATTGAGCATTGGTGATGTCCCCGATCCAAGATTGTCCCTGCTGGGTAAAGAACACCTGTGGGCGAGCGCCCCCTTCGGTGTTGATCTCCAACTGCATGCGGTTGCCGTTGGGCACCAGGCGGATATCTGTGATGCGGCTGAGGCGTTGCGGGTTTGCGGAGGTCAACTGTTGAGCGGCTGCCTCATTGACCCGGCTTTCTAAGGCCAATGGGGGCAGGGACAGGATCAAGCCCAACGCACACCCATAAGCAACTCGACGGTTCATCATCCTCACACCTCACTCCTTCACCCAGTCGTATTCTTGCTTCACCTCGCCACGGGTGCCTTTGGCCTCGTTCACCCCGTGCTTCCCTGATCAAAGCCGAAATCTCGGACTTTGCCACTACCTGTAGCCGTTTCGGAAGAAATTTTTCCCAGATCTTCGATTCGGCAACACTATCCGTGCTGAACCGGCGGTTGTTCCCGTCTTCTGAAAACCAAAGGGGATCCCGCACTGGCAGGATCCCCCCCTGAGTCAAGGCATGGCTGGGCTACTGACCAGGTGCCGTTTGCCCTTCAGGTGGAGGAGCAGTGCCCAACGGAACGTCTTTGTTGTAGATGTAGGCAATCAAATCAAAAGCAGCGTCCAGTTCCCCTGTGTCTTGAACAGGATTTAAGCTGATGTTGCTCACCCGGAACAGCGTGCGCAGACGTTCTATATCTCCCATCAGATTGATCAGCTCCGTATAGGGGCCACGCAGAGCGACACGGGTGGTCTGCACTTGGATGGCGGGAGCGATGATCCCAGGCACTTCCGGATTGGCCGAAGACGCTGGAGTCAGTGGAGAAGGGCTAAAGCTGCGCAGCTCGCTGTTGGGCTGCCCCTGCACCAGCCGGTTGAGATCCAGCAGTTGTGTGTCGGCATTCTCGGGGGTGGAGAGCAGGGCACTGATCTGTTCCCGCTCCACGCGAGCTCTCTCGACCTGATTGGGCACATCTTGCAAACTGGCAATCTGGCTCTTTATGTCCTGCAACTGGGTGGTTTTGTTGGCTACCTCCCTTTCCAAAGCCTGTACCTCCTCGATCAAGGGGCGAAGTTGGGTGAAGGCCAGAAACCCCGCCGCGGCTAACCCTGTGATCCCGATTAAAAGACCAATTCGAATGGGGGTCAGCTCCACGCCCAGCAGTACCGGCGGACCTGCCGGGGGAACCACCAGTTGTTCGTCGGGAAAACCTTCAACCGATC
Proteins encoded in this region:
- a CDS encoding PepSY domain-containing protein — translated: MLGILSPASPMLSTGGSRRAAFAQSFALGIPIKEAIRIARSAVPNAVIKEVELEREDRRLVWEVKFTNDIEVKIDATTGNIVDIDD
- a CDS encoding hemolysin family protein; translation: MDDPPLASAATFPNTELSWGDASLSLLWVIGLLVINAFFVAVEFSLVSARRSRIVQLASEGNRQAALVQKAQEQLEYALSTTQLGITLASVLLGWIGATQVSPTLFLALSRLDWFQGVDPALIRGVAVVLVFSLLTYLQIVVGELIPKTLAILYSEPIALKLAWLNRLVSRFLHPFVELLRFSSRCVLRILGVRIPEATSFYSTMTVEELQLLIASSVESGNIEAEERELLSNIFEFGETVASEVMIPRTSIDAVPETATVQEVLAEVAESGHSRYPVYGESLDDIRGLIHVKELIGQLAKGSIDLHSPITPFIREAHFEPENKPIAELLPEMRQHHWPMVVVVDEFGGTAGLITIQDLVEEIVGKLSDGPDPNTKEPDIQELDENTLLIQAQLDIEEINERCGLNLPLHEDYQTLGGFLIYHMQKIPRAGEKFTYQEMEFQVVRMEGPRVDRVKVARRPGTPANSLPLLPPAQTAKTRP
- a CDS encoding aminotransferase class I/II-fold pyridoxal phosphate-dependent enzyme yields the protein MVLSNLSKTSRCLRSLDRKAQERAPLFEAIRHYCSLDKAPFHTPGHKQGRGIPADLRTFLGENVFRADLTELPEVDNLHDPDGVIREAQELAAAAYGADRSWFLVNGSTCGVETLVMAVCDPGDKILLPRNCHKSAIAGVILSGAVPAYIEPDFDPELGIAHGITPAGLEGALAEHPDAKGVLVVSPTYYGVCCDLESLAAIAHAHGLPLLVDEAHGPHFGFHSELPISALEAGADLVVQSTHKVISGMTQASLLHLQGSRIDPNRVRNVLQLLQSTSPSYVLMMSLDVARRQMALEGEALLGQALALADQARARLNRIPGLRCFGPERIGSTPGFFDFDRTRLTVTVTELGLFGFDAHDWVNDHFHVQPEMSTLHNVVFIVSIGNTQRDIDRLVESFAALSQHFQGSRPSRAAMEKMQRLAQLPRPCLPPQRLSPREAFFAPIQRVPFQEAVGHICAEIISPYPPGIPILVPGEEVTQEAVNYLLLVHEAGGFINGPEDVRLQTLKVVKATA
- a CDS encoding DUF2854 domain-containing protein, with the protein product MFEKLPFPLSTLVLLAGVAATAWGFAHYNDPTLNLIGLFAGIPLLLGGVTMKVVELKPVPALAAPSLEVIQARAQQATEIQKQVRADITKYSYGANAHLEDALEFLGLRGPLEADLPKVRGYREELRDGRYTLVLLFDSPKVPFQQWQESYQKKMQGFFGRDVEVQLGQPQENQVELALVARGGSQAT
- a CDS encoding AMIN domain-containing protein, which codes for MMNRRVAYGCALGLILSLPPLALESRVNEAAAQQLTSANPQRLSRITDIRLVPNGNRMQLEINTEGGARPQVFFTQQGQSWIGDITNAQLSGSQGRYRQESPLPGVRFIEAWQLSNDSVRIEIAGVAAAPQGLLARRSPTQLVFDFEGLPSAPPAPLAAVPPQPSSNPVAPGQPASLNRPQPVAPAPQPAAPAPASQPVAQNPAPPQTTQAAPPAPAVPAAPVISQVPPVGQLNQPQLPPGSLPTESPFQGRAVAPPAGDIAVGTILPDPPTVDLGSNARISLTLKDAPVGDVLSLLVRRAGLNVVLNDVPPDLTISLDVQDSPLQETFNFILRLKQLQAQRRGQTVFVGQNLPGVTGILVRNYRVNQAVATDLASRLEEVLNAVAPGAQFVVDERTNSITVIGNSRQQDIAAAQIAQLDVRRRQVLISLRAVDIRLDKNESLSVNLGGASGNFALGTLGDANFGGRPLNQPAGSSVSSIGPAGPSGSITGIFNTLNRLQQSLALRVQSAIQNGTGKILTDPKVVVADGGSSRISIATSVPVNVETITIPQGENQPPVVTQRLQREDAGVILDVSEVRIDDNGFVTLTIQPEISIPVPSQILGGGDFAGILLFNIDRRQLQASQLRLRDGQTFIIAGLIQDRDIVDVQKVPFLGDLPLLGALFRSQSVNNERNEVVFMLTPYIMDDNVAFGLPPNP